A DNA window from Campylobacter anatolicus contains the following coding sequences:
- a CDS encoding MFS transporter, translated as MLKSVLPLSFIVGSRFFGIFIVLPVLSLYALNLKGANEFLIGLLIGAYAIMQMIFQVPFGTLSDKIGRKKTLTIGLVIFIIGSFICAGASDIYTMIGGRLVQGIGAIGAVATAMISDYTKEEIRSRAMAVMGAFIGLGFALSMVLSPILSQKYGLDSLFYISAGLSIFCIILLYLIVPKEPKVVHHDEKVPFSKLIFEKDLLIMNITSMFQKMFTSIAFLAIPIVLVKELGYAQADLWKVYAISTSFGFVAMGFGGFLGDGKGFSKAILLVGVALFILSYSVFAVSSTATFFIVGVVIFFIGFNLHEPIMQSCATKFAKSNQKGAALGVFNSFGYFGSFFGGVIGGHILHAHSFGILVVFCIVVCIFWFGLLCYLKDPRVFKNLYFSLDKRLNLGVLNSTKGIIEHYKTNKNQVIKFDTTLIDELEIERICKS; from the coding sequence ATGTTAAAAAGCGTTTTGCCACTATCTTTTATCGTCGGAAGTAGATTTTTTGGTATCTTTATCGTCCTGCCTGTCCTTAGTCTCTATGCTCTAAATTTAAAGGGAGCAAACGAATTTCTCATTGGACTTCTAATTGGTGCTTATGCGATTATGCAGATGATATTTCAAGTGCCATTTGGGACTCTTTCTGATAAAATAGGACGCAAAAAGACACTTACAATCGGACTTGTAATCTTTATCATCGGTTCGTTTATCTGTGCTGGTGCAAGTGATATTTATACGATGATTGGCGGTCGTTTGGTGCAAGGTATTGGTGCGATAGGTGCGGTAGCTACAGCTATGATAAGTGATTATACAAAAGAGGAGATCCGTTCGCGTGCGATGGCTGTGATGGGTGCTTTTATCGGTCTTGGCTTCGCACTTTCTATGGTGTTAAGTCCGATTTTAAGTCAGAAATACGGACTTGATAGTCTTTTTTACATCAGTGCTGGGCTTAGTATATTTTGTATTATTTTACTATATCTTATCGTGCCAAAAGAGCCAAAAGTCGTTCATCACGATGAAAAAGTGCCATTTTCTAAGCTGATATTTGAAAAAGACCTACTAATAATGAATATCACAAGTATGTTTCAAAAGATGTTTACAAGCATTGCCTTTTTGGCTATCCCTATCGTTCTTGTCAAAGAGCTTGGTTACGCTCAGGCAGATTTGTGGAAAGTATATGCCATAAGTACATCTTTTGGCTTTGTTGCTATGGGATTTGGTGGATTTTTAGGCGATGGTAAAGGCTTTTCAAAAGCGATTTTACTCGTTGGCGTCGCACTTTTTATCCTCTCCTATAGTGTTTTTGCGGTTAGTTCTACAGCGACATTTTTCATTGTTGGTGTAGTGATATTTTTCATAGGATTTAACCTACACGAACCGATAATGCAATCTTGTGCGACAAAATTTGCCAAGTCAAATCAAAAAGGTGCTGCACTTGGCGTGTTTAACTCGTTTGGCTATTTCGGTAGTTTTTTTGGTGGAGTGATTGGCGGACATATCCTTCACGCTCATAGTTTTGGCATTTTAGTGGTATTTTGTATCGTTGTGTGTATTTTTTGGTTTGGATTATTGTGCTATCTTAAAGATCCACGTGTGTTTAAAAATTTATATTTTTCGCTTGATAAAAGGCTAAATTTGGGAGTTTTAAATAGCACAAAAGGCATTATTGAGCACTATAAGACAAATAAAAATCAAGTTATAAAATTTGATACTACATTAATAGACGAGCTCGAGATAGAACGCATTTGCAAGTCATAA
- a CDS encoding sensor histidine kinase: protein MNIKKGYLTTIGIFAILILYLGLLYLNYENDKNALQNLSQNNQINLVKLYKQRLEEWLESKKRVVALAKDSLVELEQTQKEQTHKVLQDTAKIGEFDSVYVGYEDDGYIINTDILIPYDYKPTKREWYKSALDTKEPIITLPYEDAFITGNIRFSVVAHFKTRSNILAVVSADMVFDKIQQEILNINKNLKGFAFLLTKAGEVIVSPSGLNLKPCGECKPAISLIMQNLNDENLRSYVFKNENFILFYEPLKNSDWIFAVSLNESKILSTLETKFKTDIVLALILALIGIGGWVLLNLMTSRVRASEQIMLNQSKIVAMGEMLVATTHQLKQPLAAMSLNIDMAKMHLKTKNLSGVSEKLDKTGQIIGFMQNSIDSFKNFYKPNNKMSKIDLIEIINDVFSIIRQIMRINNIELNLLFEHNKRFIITTHPNYIKQILLNLLSNAKDAIVQSGKNGEISVRISDDESKIYISVSDNGVGISKKIKLFKESQTTKKEGSGNGLYICKLLAKKIGGQIYLKSRVSPTSFEFTLNKDKK from the coding sequence TTGAATATCAAAAAAGGTTATCTTACCACGATTGGTATATTTGCAATACTCATTCTTTACCTTGGACTTTTGTATCTAAACTATGAAAATGATAAAAATGCACTTCAAAATTTAAGTCAAAACAATCAGATAAATTTAGTTAAACTCTATAAGCAGCGTCTTGAAGAGTGGCTGGAATCAAAAAAAAGAGTTGTTGCTCTAGCTAAAGATTCGCTAGTGGAGTTAGAACAAACGCAAAAAGAGCAAACGCATAAAGTTTTACAAGATACTGCAAAGATAGGTGAATTTGATAGCGTTTATGTAGGGTATGAAGATGATGGATATATTATAAATACAGACATTTTGATACCTTATGATTATAAGCCTACTAAACGTGAGTGGTATAAAAGTGCACTTGATACAAAAGAGCCTATTATAACGTTACCCTATGAGGATGCTTTTATAACTGGTAATATCCGTTTTTCGGTTGTAGCACATTTTAAAACTCGTTCAAATATACTAGCAGTTGTGTCTGCGGATATGGTATTTGACAAAATTCAACAAGAAATCTTAAATATCAACAAAAATTTAAAAGGTTTTGCGTTTTTATTAACCAAAGCAGGAGAAGTGATCGTAAGCCCTAGTGGGCTAAATTTAAAGCCATGTGGTGAATGTAAGCCGGCAATCTCTTTAATAATGCAAAATTTAAACGATGAGAATTTACGTTCATATGTATTTAAAAACGAAAATTTCATACTATTTTATGAGCCTCTTAAAAATAGTGATTGGATATTTGCCGTGAGCTTAAATGAGAGTAAAATTCTAAGTACTTTAGAAACTAAATTTAAAACTGATATTGTTCTTGCTTTGATACTTGCACTCATTGGTATTGGTGGTTGGGTCTTATTAAATTTAATGACAAGTCGTGTTAGAGCAAGTGAGCAAATAATGCTAAATCAAAGCAAGATTGTCGCAATGGGCGAGATGTTAGTAGCTACAACTCACCAGCTAAAACAACCTCTTGCGGCAATGAGTCTAAATATCGATATGGCTAAAATGCACCTTAAAACTAAAAATTTAAGTGGCGTTAGTGAAAAGCTAGATAAAACCGGACAGATAATAGGCTTTATGCAAAACTCGATTGATAGTTTTAAAAATTTCTATAAACCGAATAATAAGATGAGTAAAATAGATTTAATAGAGATTATAAATGACGTGTTTTCTATTATTAGACAAATTATGCGTATAAATAATATAGAGTTAAATTTGCTCTTTGAACACAACAAGCGATTTATCATTACTACTCATCCAAACTACATAAAGCAAATTTTGTTGAATTTGCTCTCTAATGCCAAAGACGCCATAGTCCAAAGCGGTAAAAATGGTGAAATTTCGGTGCGAATAAGTGATGATGAAAGTAAAATTTATATCAGTGTGAGTGATAATGGCGTTGGCATTAGTAAAAAAATAAAATTATTTAAAGAATCTCAAACTACTAAAAAAGAAGGAAGCGGCAATGGGCTTTATATCTGCAAACTCTTAGCTAAAAAAATCGGCGGACAAATCTATCTAAAAAGTCGAGTGTCACCGACTAGTTTTGAGTTTACGTTAAATAAGGATAAAAAATGA
- a CDS encoding non-canonical purine NTP pyrophosphatase, whose translation MKIVLATSNKDKTKEIKNFLKEYEIYALNEICEPFEIVENGTSFKQNALIKARAVYDKICKLNLADEFIALSDDSGISVAALDGAPGIYSARFSDMNERKEMISKNATDASNRAKLITQLKIQNLQSSDAFYTACIAISSRYGEFSTHGFMYGMAIVDERGNNGFGYDSLFIPRGFTLTLGELDDATKLSISHRSKGLELIKFILKSLERKFK comes from the coding sequence ATGAAGATAGTTTTAGCAACAAGCAATAAAGATAAAACCAAAGAGATTAAAAATTTCTTAAAAGAGTATGAAATTTATGCTCTTAATGAGATCTGTGAGCCATTTGAGATAGTGGAAAATGGCACGAGTTTTAAGCAAAATGCACTGATAAAAGCTCGTGCAGTGTATGATAAAATTTGTAAGCTAAATTTGGCTGATGAGTTTATAGCACTTAGCGATGACAGCGGTATTAGTGTAGCAGCTTTAGATGGTGCACCTGGGATTTACTCAGCTCGTTTTAGCGATATGAATGAGCGTAAAGAAATGATTAGTAAAAACGCCACTGACGCAAGCAACAGAGCAAAGCTGATAACTCAGCTAAAAATACAAAATCTACAAAGCTCAGATGCATTCTACACCGCCTGTATCGCAATTAGCTCACGCTATGGAGAGTTTAGTACGCATGGCTTTATGTATGGCATGGCGATCGTAGATGAGCGTGGCAACAACGGTTTTGGCTATGATTCTTTGTTTATCCCGCGTGGATTTACGCTCACACTTGGCGAACTTGATGATGCAACAAAGCTTAGCATATCACACCGCTCAAAAGGGCTAGAACTAATCAAATTTATACTAAAAAGCTTAGAGAGAAAATTTAAATAA
- the nspC gene encoding carboxynorspermidine decarboxylase — MNELINSIKTPAYVCEEQLLRKNLELLKRVKDESGAKILVALKGFAFSGAMDIVSEYLDGATCSGLYEAKFADEFVEGEIHTYSPAFKDEDIDEILSLSKHVVFNSLNQWLKFKDKALKNGVSCGIRVNPESSASPVDMYNPCGRFSRLGVTRANFDKFKSLDGIDGLHFHALCEESAESLETVLMAFEEKFGEFISKVKWVNFGGGHHITRVDYNIELLINLIKKFRERYGVQVYLEPGEAVGWQTGFLIASVLDIVENERNIAILDVSAEAHMPDTILMPYRPAVRGESKNGKFEYMFGGDTCLSGDIVGQDAGDAVYKFDTPLNIGDKVIFEDQIHYTIVKNTTFNGIKLPDLLLLKSDGELKVVRKFGYEQYRDRN, encoded by the coding sequence ATGAACGAGCTAATAAATAGCATAAAAACTCCAGCCTACGTCTGCGAAGAGCAACTTTTGCGTAAAAACTTAGAGCTTTTAAAGCGTGTTAAAGATGAAAGCGGAGCGAAAATCTTAGTCGCACTTAAAGGCTTTGCTTTTAGCGGAGCGATGGACATCGTGAGTGAGTATCTCGATGGAGCGACTTGTAGCGGACTATACGAGGCGAAATTTGCTGATGAGTTCGTAGAAGGCGAGATACATACGTATTCGCCGGCTTTTAAAGACGAAGATATAGATGAAATTTTATCGCTTTCAAAACACGTCGTTTTTAATAGTCTTAATCAGTGGCTTAAATTTAAAGACAAAGCTCTAAAAAACGGTGTTAGCTGTGGTATCCGTGTCAACCCAGAGAGCTCGGCTTCGCCTGTTGATATGTATAATCCTTGCGGACGTTTTAGTCGCCTTGGTGTAACTAGGGCAAATTTTGATAAATTTAAAAGTTTAGATGGCATAGATGGGCTACATTTTCACGCACTTTGCGAGGAGAGTGCTGAGAGTTTAGAGACTGTACTGATGGCTTTTGAAGAGAAATTTGGCGAGTTTATATCAAAAGTGAAATGGGTAAATTTTGGCGGAGGACACCATATAACAAGGGTTGATTATAACATAGAGCTTTTAATAAATTTAATAAAAAAATTCCGTGAAAGATATGGCGTGCAGGTGTATTTAGAACCAGGTGAGGCGGTTGGTTGGCAGACTGGATTTTTGATAGCCTCTGTGCTTGATATTGTTGAAAATGAGCGAAATATCGCAATACTAGACGTTTCAGCCGAGGCTCATATGCCCGATACTATACTTATGCCGTATCGTCCAGCGGTTAGAGGTGAGAGCAAAAATGGCAAATTTGAGTATATGTTTGGCGGTGATACTTGCTTATCTGGCGACATCGTAGGGCAGGATGCAGGGGACGCGGTTTATAAATTTGACACTCCCTTAAACATCGGCGATAAGGTTATATTTGAGGATCAAATTCACTACACTATAGTTAAAAATACGACATTTAACGGCATAAAGTTGCCTGATCTGCTTTTGCTAAAATCAGACGGAGAGCTAAAAGTAGTTAGAAAATTTGGCTATGAGCAGTATCGTGATAGAAACTAA
- a CDS encoding NAD(P)/FAD-dependent oxidoreductase, with product MIYDVLIVGAGAAGLYAAANLKAYNVAIIEKNIIAGKKIIASGGGRCNITNRNISAKNYFGNADFVTDMLTNLKYIDVLGFFEELKFIEQKDSQFFCATSSRDVLSVLLRRCKHNGVQIFYDCELISAVKNSEVFEITTNLANFKAKNLVIATGGVSYKSLGVSDVALNVARDFGLNFIPFVPALVGFSVQKDEFWFKNLSGISLKAKISVAVGYEMVACEAINEVTMQKLKGVKKYQKIYREFNGDVLFTHRGISGPAVLNASLFWQKGRISINFVPNFNQSNLKNTKKQISSILPLPRRFTLEFLNAFNISDKPFDKCSHSEKEQVLKLLNYEFAPAGTFGFERAEVSRGGVSIDELSSSFESKKVKNLYFIGECVDITGMLGGYNLHFAFASATAAVKALNLKS from the coding sequence GTGATATACGATGTTTTGATAGTCGGAGCTGGTGCAGCTGGACTTTATGCAGCTGCAAATTTAAAAGCTTATAATGTTGCTATCATTGAGAAAAACATAATTGCTGGTAAAAAGATTATTGCAAGTGGCGGTGGACGTTGCAACATAACAAACCGCAATATCTCGGCTAAAAACTACTTCGGTAATGCTGATTTTGTTACAGATATGCTTACAAATTTAAAATACATAGATGTTTTAGGTTTCTTTGAGGAGCTTAAATTTATAGAGCAAAAAGACAGTCAGTTTTTCTGTGCGACTTCATCTCGTGATGTTTTGAGCGTTTTATTGCGTCGCTGTAAGCATAATGGAGTGCAGATATTTTATGATTGTGAGCTTATCTCTGCGGTTAAAAATAGTGAAGTTTTTGAGATCACAACAAACTTGGCAAATTTTAAAGCTAAAAACCTAGTAATCGCAACTGGTGGTGTGAGCTATAAGAGTCTTGGTGTGAGTGATGTGGCTTTAAATGTAGCTCGTGATTTTGGATTAAATTTTATACCATTTGTTCCCGCACTTGTGGGCTTTAGCGTGCAAAAAGATGAGTTTTGGTTTAAAAATCTAAGTGGCATTAGTTTAAAAGCTAAGATTAGCGTAGCTGTTGGATATGAGATGGTCGCGTGTGAAGCTATAAATGAAGTGACTATGCAAAAGCTAAAAGGTGTAAAAAAATATCAAAAAATTTATAGAGAATTTAACGGTGATGTGCTTTTTACTCATCGTGGCATAAGTGGTCCAGCCGTGCTTAACGCTTCTCTTTTTTGGCAAAAAGGGCGGATTAGTATAAATTTTGTACCAAATTTCAATCAATCAAATTTAAAAAACACAAAAAAACAAATTTCAAGCATTTTGCCACTTCCGAGGCGATTTACACTGGAGTTTTTAAACGCTTTTAATATTTCTGACAAGCCGTTTGATAAGTGTAGTCATAGTGAAAAAGAGCAGGTTTTAAAGTTATTAAACTATGAGTTTGCACCTGCTGGAACATTTGGTTTTGAACGTGCAGAGGTTAGTCGTGGCGGTGTTAGTATTGATGAGCTAAGTAGTAGTTTTGAGAGCAAAAAAGTGAAAAATCTCTACTTTATCGGTGAGTGCGTTGATATTACTGGGATGCTAGGCGGATACAACCTACACTTTGCTTTTGCAAGTGCGACAGCGGCAGTCAAGGCTTTAAATTTAAAAAGCTAA
- a CDS encoding molybdopterin synthase catalytic subunit yields MSQNLEIYNGSLDVCEITKRWYEAYKDKNCGALITFVGIVREEGGISALSFDIYEPILKRWLNAWEECAARENAYVLFAHSRGDVMVHTSSYVAGVVSPQRKVALRLINEFVEDFKANAPIWKYDVINGERIYAKERSQVIKGAGLLA; encoded by the coding sequence ATGAGTCAAAACTTAGAAATTTATAACGGAAGCCTTGATGTTTGCGAGATAACAAAGCGTTGGTATGAAGCCTATAAGGACAAAAACTGCGGTGCGTTAATAACATTTGTGGGTATCGTGCGTGAAGAGGGCGGCATCTCGGCACTTAGCTTTGATATTTATGAGCCTATTTTAAAGCGTTGGTTAAATGCATGGGAGGAGTGTGCGGCACGTGAAAATGCTTATGTATTGTTCGCTCACTCAAGAGGCGATGTGATGGTGCATACAAGCTCATATGTCGCTGGTGTAGTTAGCCCACAACGCAAGGTCGCTTTACGGCTAATAAATGAGTTTGTAGAGGATTTTAAAGCAAACGCACCTATATGGAAATATGATGTAATAAATGGCGAGAGAATTTATGCCAAAGAGAGAAGCCAAGTCATAAAAGGAGCTGGACTCTTGGCGTAA
- a CDS encoding molybdopterin molybdotransferase MoeA, translating to MIKTDFPSYDETLKMLKKTITPWDKVQKVAITEALDRNIAFDVIAADNYPAKAISAMDGYAFTWDENLNELELIGTDLPAGSDKNIVVKKGQCIKTFTGSLMSDGTDTLVPIENIEINGNKVSIKSPVKRGFAVRKVGESYKKGEVLIKKGTHLSYAEIALLAELGLFHISVFVRPRVAILATGSEIKDLGEPLENEAQIHSSNHIAVAMMIRKMGAEPIVCEIVKDTADGVKNAIINALKTADILITTGGVSMGDYDFVKLALNESFKLIVNGAAIKPGRHIKVATSGEKYIFALPGFPYSAMVMCVLYVRVLINTWFAADEPRITAILDENYTKRSPFLEFTAVNLVVKNGEIHANLDNKKLGSSAIVNNLTNNAALLIIPKETEFIAKGEVVEILKMV from the coding sequence ATGATAAAGACAGACTTTCCAAGCTATGATGAAACACTTAAAATGCTTAAAAAAACGATCACACCATGGGATAAAGTGCAAAAAGTCGCCATAACCGAGGCATTAGATCGAAATATAGCATTTGACGTTATCGCAGCCGACAACTACCCAGCCAAAGCCATCTCAGCGATGGATGGATACGCATTTACGTGGGATGAAAATTTAAATGAACTTGAGCTTATTGGCACCGATCTGCCAGCTGGCAGTGATAAGAATATCGTTGTAAAAAAAGGGCAATGCATAAAAACTTTTACCGGCTCACTTATGAGTGATGGGACTGATACACTTGTGCCGATAGAAAATATTGAGATAAACGGCAACAAAGTAAGCATAAAAAGCCCCGTTAAGCGTGGATTTGCTGTCCGGAAAGTAGGTGAGAGCTACAAAAAAGGCGAAGTGCTAATAAAAAAAGGTACACATCTAAGCTACGCTGAGATTGCACTCTTAGCTGAGCTTGGTTTGTTTCATATAAGTGTATTTGTCCGTCCACGTGTAGCGATATTAGCAACTGGTAGCGAGATAAAAGATCTTGGCGAGCCTCTAGAAAATGAGGCACAAATTCATAGCTCAAACCATATAGCCGTTGCGATGATGATACGTAAAATGGGGGCTGAACCGATAGTGTGCGAGATTGTAAAGGATACGGCAGACGGTGTAAAAAATGCTATCATAAACGCTCTAAAAACCGCTGATATACTTATTACTACAGGTGGTGTTAGCATGGGGGATTATGACTTTGTCAAGTTAGCACTAAATGAGAGCTTTAAGCTAATAGTAAATGGTGCTGCCATAAAGCCGGGTCGGCATATCAAAGTTGCAACGAGTGGCGAGAAATACATATTTGCACTGCCAGGATTTCCGTATTCAGCGATGGTAATGTGTGTCCTATACGTTAGAGTGCTAATAAATACGTGGTTTGCAGCAGATGAGCCACGTATAACGGCTATACTTGATGAGAATTATACGAAACGGTCGCCATTTTTGGAATTTACAGCTGTAAATTTAGTAGTTAAAAACGGCGAGATTCACGCAAATCTAGATAATAAAAAGCTTGGTAGCTCAGCGATAGTAAATAACTTAACAAATAATGCAGCTTTGCTTATCATACCAAAAGAGACAGAATTTATCGCAAAAGGCGAAGTGGTTGAGATCTTAAAGATGGTTTAA
- a CDS encoding response regulator transcription factor: protein MNDSTLKILNSLSVLLVEDDEYLSQSLESALIQYCGKVRLFKDGISALNAYENGKFDLVVTDINIPKLNGLQLAKKLHAQNLQLPIIIITAYDSEKNVKEAISLGAFAFLQKPFSLKQFYSSLLMASAKVPKKGELFHLGYGFEYDMRKRELYKNKTLIHLTKTEAAILQILISNAGHVASIQQLEYAIWQDRAATPDTIRTHINNLRSKVYRKLILNVQGYGYRLELPLK from the coding sequence ATGAATGATAGCACATTAAAAATTTTAAATTCTCTTAGTGTGTTGCTTGTAGAGGATGATGAGTATCTATCACAAAGTCTAGAGAGTGCATTGATTCAATACTGTGGTAAAGTAAGGTTGTTTAAGGATGGAATAAGTGCATTAAATGCGTATGAAAACGGAAAATTTGATCTTGTTGTAACCGATATAAATATCCCAAAGTTAAACGGATTGCAGCTTGCTAAAAAATTACACGCTCAAAACCTGCAATTACCAATTATTATTATCACGGCTTACGATAGTGAAAAAAATGTAAAAGAGGCAATAAGCTTAGGAGCATTTGCTTTTTTACAAAAGCCATTTTCATTAAAGCAATTTTACTCTTCACTGCTAATGGCTAGTGCAAAAGTGCCAAAAAAGGGCGAACTTTTTCATCTTGGATATGGGTTTGAGTACGATATGCGAAAAAGAGAGCTTTACAAAAACAAAACCTTAATCCATCTTACTAAAACTGAAGCTGCGATACTTCAAATTTTAATCTCAAATGCAGGACATGTCGCAAGTATCCAGCAACTAGAGTATGCTATTTGGCAGGATAGGGCTGCTACACCCGATACAATCAGAACCCACATCAATAATTTACGTTCTAAAGTATATCGCAAGTTAATATTAAATGTTCAAGGATATGGATATAGGCTGGAGTTACCACTTAAATAA
- the yedE gene encoding YedE family putative selenium transporter: MSSSKWFIISGATLGVLAAFLVFFGNPGNMGVCAACFLRDTAGAMGFHRTAVVQYVRPEIIGLIVGGFLASMFWTREFSPNTGSSPFVRFLLGVFAMIGCLVFLGCPWRAFLRLGGGDMTAIAGVLGLSVGVMCGMFFKKRGYALGESVKTTTAMGLAPTIIGVLLLIALVFELKIGENAALFISVKGPGSQHAPVIMSLVVAIIVGALMHKSKFCSVGAIGRAFRGDFSMFFGIISIILFASIANAALGQYKFGFEAQPIAHNDYIWNFLGMVLAGLCFSLSEGCPGKHLVQMGTGNLSSVIFIVGMMAGGAIAHNFLLASSGAGISAAAPYAVVIGFVVAGYIGFFNRKIA; this comes from the coding sequence ATGAGTTCTTCAAAATGGTTTATTATATCAGGAGCTACACTTGGCGTTTTGGCCGCATTTTTGGTCTTTTTTGGCAATCCAGGTAATATGGGAGTGTGTGCGGCTTGTTTTTTGCGTGATACAGCCGGTGCTATGGGTTTTCATAGAACTGCTGTAGTGCAGTATGTTCGTCCTGAAATTATAGGGCTTATAGTTGGCGGTTTCTTGGCTAGTATGTTTTGGACGCGTGAGTTTTCGCCAAACACTGGCTCATCGCCATTTGTGCGATTTTTACTTGGTGTTTTTGCTATGATTGGATGTCTTGTGTTTCTTGGATGTCCATGGAGGGCGTTTTTACGTCTTGGTGGTGGCGATATGACAGCGATCGCTGGTGTTTTGGGGCTTAGCGTAGGCGTAATGTGCGGTATGTTTTTTAAAAAGCGTGGATATGCCTTGGGCGAGAGTGTTAAAACTACTACTGCAATGGGATTAGCACCTACAATAATTGGAGTCTTGTTGCTTATTGCACTTGTTTTTGAACTAAAAATAGGTGAAAATGCAGCACTTTTTATCTCAGTTAAAGGGCCTGGATCGCAACACGCACCAGTAATCATGTCGCTTGTTGTAGCAATTATCGTAGGAGCATTAATGCATAAAAGTAAATTTTGTAGTGTTGGAGCGATAGGCAGAGCGTTTCGTGGCGATTTTTCTATGTTTTTTGGCATTATTAGTATCATTTTGTTTGCAAGTATTGCAAATGCAGCCTTGGGTCAGTATAAATTTGGCTTTGAAGCCCAACCTATCGCACACAATGACTACATCTGGAACTTTTTAGGTATGGTTTTAGCTGGACTTTGTTTTAGCCTTAGCGAAGGTTGTCCGGGTAAGCATCTTGTGCAAATGGGTACAGGGAATTTAAGCTCCGTTATCTTTATCGTTGGTATGATGGCAGGTGGAGCGATAGCTCATAACTTTTTATTGGCAAGTTCAGGAGCTGGAATAAGTGCAGCTGCTCCGTATGCAGTAGTAATAGGCTTTGTAGTAGCAGGATATATAGGCTTTTTTAATCGCAAGATAGCGTAA
- a CDS encoding MoaD/ThiS family protein, producing the protein MVEVEFLGPIKFNNIKIEAKNLAELKDALAEYSELELGEWLKICAVAVNDEIVSSLDTLLKNGDKVSILPPVCGG; encoded by the coding sequence ATGGTAGAAGTTGAGTTTTTAGGGCCAATAAAATTTAATAATATCAAGATAGAGGCTAAAAACTTAGCTGAGCTTAAAGATGCTTTGGCTGAGTATAGTGAGCTTGAGCTTGGCGAATGGCTCAAAATCTGTGCGGTAGCTGTGAATGACGAGATAGTAAGCTCACTTGATACACTACTTAAAAACGGTGATAAGGTCTCTATCTTGCCACCAGTTTGTGGAGGCTAA